The nucleotide window GAGACAATTGTAGACGCTTCGGCGGATATTAAGAGTTTGCCCGTAAAATATAAACTGCTCAGCGGGTGTGTGATATCGGAGGAAACTCCTTTAAATAATGATTATACGAAAGTTAAACACGTTACGGTGAATAAAAAAGATGGTTCTTCTAAAGATTGGAGTATTATCGTTCATCAACTGGTTCCCGGAAAGCTTCCTCTACAAATCGTTTTTTCCAAAACTAACCCCTGCGATCTCGATTTTACCAATCCGAAGCCCTGGGCTGGATATGGAATCGATTACAGTAAACCGACAGTGGTGAGAATGGGAAATGACGGTATTGGATTTTTTGCTGCGTATGATGGGGTTGCGAAAGAGGCTTCTTTTGAATTCACAGTGGTAGGAGGAGCCGTTTTTAACGGAGAGTTCGATGTAGAAACCTCGATAGATGGTAAGAAATGGAAAAATCTGAAAACGTATAAGGAAGGGGATGTTACGGGAACGGAGATTTTGACTTTGTCTTTGCCTTCCGAAGCACGCTATATTCGTTGGATATATGCTTTGCGAGATAAGCAGAATGTTAATCTGAACAATATATATATAAAATAAAAATGTTATTTACCTTAAAAACATAAGATTATGAAAAAGAAGATCTTTACTCTATTTATTTGTACAATATTTGCAGGAACATTATTCGGGCAAAGATTAACCACGTTTACAATAGAGGGTGCTGTCGCATTAAGTCCATTGGGAACATTAAATCCTAAAAATAATGATGAGAAAAAAACGGGTACTGCTGAAATTATTTATCCATCGACAGTAGACTTGACAAATGTAACCGCTTCGTTAAATTTGCCAGAAAGTGTAAAATTGATCGAGCCTGCTGTTTTACCTACAGATTTCAGCCAAAAAGTTACCGGTATAAAAATACAGAATGATCCGAATGCCGGGGCGGCCAACAGCGATTGGGCGATTTATTCGATTGAATGCAAAAGTTTGGCTCCAACGGAGGACGAAATAGATTTAACGTTTCCGTTAGATATTGACAATTGGAGTTCGGAAACACATAAGGGTTGGGCGGGAACAGCTCTTAAAAATAGCGGAAATTCTACTCGCCTCGAATCGGACAGGCGTTCTATTGTTTTGTCATTTTCGTATGCTCCACAGGAACTTTCCTATGCTGTTAATGGTTCGGTTGACAGTCCTACAGCCGAACTTAATGTGGAAGAATCGGCAGATGGAGTTAATTGGACGATAATACA belongs to Coprobacter tertius and includes:
- a CDS encoding discoidin domain-containing protein encodes the protein MNRRIFTAIVSVLFFSNGLYAQGFSSFKVEGSLTQTLLKNRTKSASIIETIVDASADIKSLPVKYKLLSGCVISEETPLNNDYTKVKHVTVNKKDGSSKDWSIIVHQLVPGKLPLQIVFSKTNPCDLDFTNPKPWAGYGIDYSKPTVVRMGNDGIGFFAAYDGVAKEASFEFTVVGGAVFNGEFDVETSIDGKKWKNLKTYKEGDVTGTEILTLSLPSEARYIRWIYALRDKQNVNLNNIYIK
- a CDS encoding T9SS type A sorting domain-containing protein; the encoded protein is MKKKIFTLFICTIFAGTLFGQRLTTFTIEGAVALSPLGTLNPKNNDEKKTGTAEIIYPSTVDLTNVTASLNLPESVKLIEPAVLPTDFSQKVTGIKIQNDPNAGAANSDWAIYSIECKSLAPTEDEIDLTFPLDIDNWSSETHKGWAGTALKNSGNSTRLESDRRSIVLSFSYAPQELSYAVNGSVDSPTAELNVEESADGVNWTIIHKYDAANPIPAGKATPAEKNKSAELKQDSRFVRFVLAKKNNSNVAFTAMKVTKFLSGLNTEKDNEDGIKVYPNPVTDILNIDSDRAVSNIIVTNISGQTVMQVARPSRQISVSGLADGYYQVLIIQADGSRSVKRIVKR